The genomic DNA GCAGCCAACTCCTTGGCCCCAGGGAAGTCCTGCTTCTCGTACTCCTCAGGGGAGATCTGCCaacagaaatggggaaaaaattgtttcagagGCTGCTGGGCTTCCCCCTCAGCCTCTGAGGGGATGTGATGAGGGCTCTGTTACAGCAGCCTGTCACAGCATTGCTCCTGGTGCAGAGGGCTCTGCAAAGCACTTTGGGGTTGGGCAAAGGAACAGCCCAGCCAGCCTAGGGccacccccagctctggcacagctggcaggggctggagcagctctgagggagcCCTTCCTCACACCAGAGCTATGGCTGAGGGGTTCTAGAAACTGGGTGGTTCTGGAGGCAACTCAGGTTGGCacctggcaccccaaaacatccctgccTGAATCAAAGGGTTTGGTTCACTGCACTTGTGGGAGGGCAGAACCTGCAGAGAGCATTGGAGGGGCTTTGTTTCAAATGAAATGCCCTTTACCATACCCCTCATCCATTGTGCTGGCTGCCTGAGGCACAACTGAACTgcaaagaaagattaaaaagaagTCACAAAGGGGCACGGAGTGGTCAGGGTGTTGTTAGCAGTGACACGGCACAGAGGCCAGGTCTGTGGTAATGGTGACACAGCAAGGCCCCGGGGGAAGCCCTGCTGAAGGGAAGGGCAGCCAGCAGAAACCTGTTGTGTAAGTGCCcacccctggctctgctggagacCTCCCAGCTCAGTGAGCCCTCAGAGCCAGGCCCAGACCTGCCCAGGCACAACTGTGTGCTCCGCAGGCACGAGCTCAGTGACAATACCAACAGGGCAGTGTTGCTGCTGGGCTGTACCAAAAGGAGCTGTGAGTCCCTCAGGAACATCACCTACACCAAGGGACACTTCCTACCTTGCTGGCTGTCACAGTCTTGCCCGTCTGCTGGGAGAGGATGGCAGCGTACTCTGCCTCGGTGAGCTTGCCCGTGCTCAGTCCTACCACCTGGCCAATGTACTCCCCTGGGGACTTCAGCAGGGAAAGTACAACGGGCCCAAGGTCCTCCACAGCCATCCCATCCATGGGGGTGTCCCCCATGGGCAGCTCTGTATGGAGAGATTGatcccagctgcagtgcagcccagctctgagcaggtaCAGCAGTTTTCAGTCTCTGGACATGAGGCGAGGGAGGGATGAGAGCATGgcaaggcaggagagcagggctgagctaaGAGACCttgacagcagagcagcaccgTGAGtcacctgcagccccacaaCCTCCACCATCCCAAAAGCAGGCACTTGTGGTGTgtgtccagagctgctctggcatcTGCAGAACAGCCCTCAGCACCACAAAGAGGCCCAGCATCCTGGGGATTTCATGCAGGCCACCAAAGAGGTCTGAAGACCATATAATGCAGCTTGCTGTGGTCAAGCTGGGAGAGGCCTCTTCACCTgaccagcccagagccctggcagTCTCTCCCTGGCACAGTGCGACAGTCACAGCACAGTgacccacagagcagagctcctcctTACCCAGGACAAGGGCGTCTCCCTGCGGGGCCTTCTGCAGCTTGAAGATGGAGAGGAAGTTCTCAAAGTAGAAGGGCAGGCGGATGATGGTGGTGGGAACCCCGATTTTCTGGAAGTGCTCCTCCACCACGCCTTTGCCATCGAAGTGCAGCACCTCCAGCCGGCCCCCTGTCAGCTGCTGCACGTTCTCCAGGCCGCTGAACACCACGTGCTGCAGGCCCTGGCGCTTGGACAGCTCAGCCAGACGCCGTCCCTGGGCCGAGGGGGAACGAGCCATGAAGAGGGGAGTGGGACACCCCCATCATCCCCACACCCCCCCTTCCCTCTGGGGAGGATCCAACTGCCACCAGCCCTCAGCTGGGAGCACAGTGAGTTGTCCAG from Camarhynchus parvulus chromosome 14, STF_HiC, whole genome shotgun sequence includes the following:
- the NMRAL1 gene encoding nmrA-like family domain-containing protein 1 isoform X1, with translation MAGKKLIVVFGATGAQGGSVARALLDDGSFKVRAVTRSPRKKQAQELRRRGAELVKADQDDEASLERALAGAYGAFIVTNFWEHCSKEKEIEQGRRLAELSKRQGLQHVVFSGLENVQQLTGGRLEVLHFDGKGVVEEHFQKIGVPTTIIRLPFYFENFLSIFKLQKAPQGDALVLELPMGDTPMDGMAVEDLGPVVLSLLKSPGEYIGQVVGLSTGKLTEAEYAAILSQQTGKTVTASKISPEEYEKQDFPGAKELAAMFRFYALKPDRNVALTMKLNPKARTFQQWVGDNKNAF